Below is a genomic region from Actinomycetes bacterium.
GCTGGCCTCCGTCGGGCCGCGGGTCGACATCCCCAAGATCCGCAAGGAGGCCGCACCCTCGCGGGGCTGGTCGGCGTGGGCCAGGATGATCGTGAAGCGGCCGTGGCTGTTCGGGGGCGCCGCCCTCATCGTGCTGGCGATCTTCATCGCGCCGATCCGGCACATCCAGTTCGGGCAGTCCAGCACGGCCTCGCAGGGGACCTCGAGCCCGGCGTACCAGACCCTGCAGACCCTCATCGACGGTGGGGTGGGCACCGGGGTGACGACGCCCATCGTGCTGCTCGCGGACAACAAGGAGGACGCCGCCGCCATCGCCGCTGCCGCCGCGAAGGTCGACGGGATCCGGTTGTCGGTGCCCTACGCGCCCGGCTCGGACGGGCGGACGGCCATCGACGTCGTCCCGCACGACGAGACGGTGAACTCGAACTCGGTCAAGGTCGTCGACGCGGTGGTGGCCGCGACGAAGGACCTGCCGGGCTACATCGGGGCGGCCGGGCTCGGCGCGACGATCGTCGACTACCGGCACGCGGTCTACGACAACTTCCCGTACGTCATCGCGCTGATCGCGATCATCACCTTCCTGCTGTTGATGAGGACCTTCCGCTCGATCCTGCTGCCGCTCAAGGCGGTCGTCCTCAACCTGGTCAGCCTGGCCGCCGTCCTGGGCCTCGCGACGTGGTTCTGGCAGGAGGGCAACGGGTCCAAGGCCGTGTTCGGGATCGAGGCCACCGGTGCGATGACCTTCTGGCTCCCGCCGCTGATCTTCGCGTTCCTGTTCGGCCTATCGATGGACTACGAGGTGTTCATCCTCACTCGCATGCGCGAGGAGTACGACCGGAGCGGATCCACCCAGGCAGCGGTCGTCCGCGGCATCGGACGGACCGGACGGTTGGTCACCTCGGCCGCACTGATCCTCTTCTTCGCCTTCGCCGCCCTGGCCTCTGCACCGAGCACAGACATCAAGGTCTTCGCGACCTGCCTGGGTGTCGGCATCTTGCTCGACGCGACGATCGTGCGCGCGGTGCTCGTACCGTCGTTGGTCGTGCTGTTCGGGCGGTGGAACTGGTGGCTGCCCGGATGGCTGGCCAGGATCATGTTCGTGGAGCCCTCGCCACTGCACGAGAGCGGCGAGCCCGGGCTGGTCGACGTCGACCTGAGCGAGCCGCAGGTGGTCAGCCGGTCGGTGGAATAGCGGCCGGCCGGGTGGCATAGAAGGCGACCGCCGCAGCTGCAGCCACGTTGAGCGAGTCGACACCGCGCGCCATCGGGATGCGCACCGAGAGGTCCGCCGCCGCCACCGTCGCCGGCCGCAGGC
It encodes:
- a CDS encoding MMPL family transporter, with translation MDRLSSFVLAHRRWVFAFWLVMFVAGIAAAGAVPSRLSYDFSLPGQQGYETEKKIIESYGGANAQVAYIPVVTVPAGQTVTGSASDVQAVYDALRQIPTLRVVDYSQTKDKGFITSDGRTTFGLIYEPQPNGFVDPNQQKVQETFDAALKQHGLTGGITGYEQLSSGGGDNNGPSVLEETLLGALGALAVLAFVFASLLALVPLLIAAVSILTTFLIVLLLTTFADVSFVVQFLIALVGLGVAIDYSLLVVSRWREEIAHGNDNEEAVRISVRTAGHAVFASGVTVAISLIALVVIPVPLLRSMGFGGMLIPLCSVAVVLTLLPALLASVGPRVDIPKIRKEAAPSRGWSAWARMIVKRPWLFGGAALIVLAIFIAPIRHIQFGQSSTASQGTSSPAYQTLQTLIDGGVGTGVTTPIVLLADNKEDAAAIAAAAAKVDGIRLSVPYAPGSDGRTAIDVVPHDETVNSNSVKVVDAVVAATKDLPGYIGAAGLGATIVDYRHAVYDNFPYVIALIAIITFLLLMRTFRSILLPLKAVVLNLVSLAAVLGLATWFWQEGNGSKAVFGIEATGAMTFWLPPLIFAFLFGLSMDYEVFILTRMREEYDRSGSTQAAVVRGIGRTGRLVTSAALILFFAFAALASAPSTDIKVFATCLGVGILLDATIVRAVLVPSLVVLFGRWNWWLPGWLARIMFVEPSPLHESGEPGLVDVDLSEPQVVSRSVE